The proteins below come from a single Deinococcus fonticola genomic window:
- the rpiA gene encoding ribose 5-phosphate isomerase A has protein sequence MTDLEPLKKEAALRAVQLVQSGNRVGLGTGSTARYAIEEIGRRLKSGELTGIVGVSTSEASEKLAREVGIPTQPLDPRPLDIAIDGADEIAPNLDLIKGLGGALVREKVTEVQARRLIIIADHTKIVGTLGEKAPLPIEILKFGFLSTIERLREFLPGGRLRQPGAHPYETDNGNYIYDAQLPKDFNPVELERRIKGTLGIVDTGFFLGMAERAFVAAPDGVRELTRD, from the coding sequence GTGACTGATCTTGAGCCTCTGAAGAAAGAAGCCGCCCTCCGCGCCGTGCAACTCGTGCAGAGCGGCAATCGCGTGGGCCTCGGCACGGGCAGCACCGCCAGGTACGCCATAGAAGAAATCGGGCGCAGGCTGAAAAGTGGCGAACTGACGGGCATTGTGGGCGTATCCACCAGCGAAGCCAGCGAGAAACTCGCCCGCGAGGTCGGCATCCCCACTCAACCCCTCGACCCGCGCCCCCTGGACATCGCCATCGACGGCGCGGACGAAATAGCCCCGAACCTCGACCTCATCAAAGGCCTGGGCGGCGCACTGGTGCGCGAGAAAGTCACGGAAGTGCAGGCCAGGCGCCTGATTATCATCGCGGATCACACCAAGATTGTCGGCACCCTCGGCGAGAAAGCGCCGCTGCCCATCGAAATCCTGAAGTTCGGGTTCCTGAGCACCATCGAGCGCCTGCGTGAATTCCTGCCCGGTGGTCGCCTGCGCCAGCCCGGAGCGCACCCCTACGAAACCGACAACGGCAACTACATTTACGATGCGCAACTTCCCAAGGACTTTAACCCTGTCGAACTCGAACGCCGCATTAAAGGAACCCTCGGCATCGTGGACACCGGGTTTTTCCTGGGCATGGCCGAACGGGCCTTCGTGGCGGCCCCCGACGGCGTGCGGGAACTCACCCGCGATTGA
- a CDS encoding thioredoxin domain-containing protein, translating to MNRLAHESSPYLLQHQDNPVDWWPWSEEAFAEARRRDVPVLLSVGYSTCHWCHVMAHESFEDAQTAALMNEHFVNVKVDREERPDVDAVYMAATQALTGQGGWPMTVFLTPDGEPFYAGTYFPPHDGHGLPSFRRVMASISDVWRNKREQALGNAQALTAHIQEASQPRTSGGALPADALHRAVQNLRRAYDDVQGGFGSAPKFPAPTTLDFLLTQAEGRDMALHTLSRMGAGGIHDHLGGGFHRYSVDAQWLVPHFEKMLYDNAQLTRTLLHAYQITKNDEYANLARRTLTYLEREMLSPTGGFYSAQDADTPTEQGGVEGLTFTWTPEEVREVLGDEAELALRYFNVTDAGNFLDPHQPQYGKRNVLHTPTPLNALQRDLGDDVPVRIEAARAALLDARNERTQPGLDDKILTSWNGLALAAFADAARILKEPRYLEIAHRNADLIHREMRLPDGTLKHTFKDGQAKVEGLLEDHALYALGLVGLFQAGGDLKHLNWARELWNIVRRDYWDETAGVFYSSGGNAQTLLTRQAQAFDSAVISDNAAAALLALWMHRYFGDEQAEQIARRTVDSFAGDLLAAVGGFGGLWQVAAFLEAPHTEIAMIGTPEERAPLERVVNEHFLPFTAITPAMEGGELPVLEGRSGGGQAYVCVNMACQLPTRSPEELEQHLREL from the coding sequence GTGCCACGTGATGGCGCACGAATCCTTCGAGGACGCGCAGACGGCGGCCCTGATGAACGAGCATTTCGTGAACGTGAAAGTGGATCGGGAGGAGCGGCCCGACGTGGACGCCGTTTACATGGCCGCCACACAGGCCCTCACGGGGCAGGGTGGGTGGCCCATGACGGTGTTCCTGACGCCGGACGGCGAGCCGTTCTACGCGGGGACTTACTTTCCACCGCATGACGGCCACGGCCTGCCCAGTTTCAGGCGGGTGATGGCCAGCATTTCGGACGTGTGGCGCAACAAGCGTGAGCAGGCGCTGGGCAACGCGCAGGCGCTGACTGCGCACATTCAGGAGGCCAGCCAGCCGCGCACCTCAGGAGGCGCGTTGCCCGCCGACGCCCTGCACCGCGCCGTGCAGAACCTCCGTCGGGCCTATGACGACGTGCAGGGCGGGTTCGGAAGCGCCCCGAAGTTTCCTGCACCCACCACGCTGGATTTCCTGCTGACCCAGGCGGAAGGGCGGGACATGGCCCTGCACACCCTGAGCCGCATGGGTGCGGGCGGCATTCACGACCACCTGGGCGGCGGCTTTCACCGTTACAGTGTGGACGCGCAGTGGCTGGTGCCGCACTTCGAGAAGATGCTGTACGACAACGCCCAGCTCACCCGCACCCTGCTGCACGCCTACCAGATCACGAAAAACGACGAGTACGCGAACCTGGCCCGCCGCACCCTGACCTACCTGGAGCGCGAGATGCTCTCCCCCACTGGCGGGTTTTACTCCGCGCAGGACGCCGACACGCCCACCGAGCAGGGCGGCGTGGAGGGCCTCACCTTCACCTGGACGCCCGAGGAAGTCCGCGAGGTGCTTGGAGACGAGGCCGAGCTGGCGTTGCGCTACTTCAACGTGACGGACGCGGGGAATTTTCTCGATCCGCACCAACCGCAGTACGGCAAAAGGAACGTCCTGCATACGCCGACCCCCCTCAACGCCCTGCAACGCGACCTGGGGGACGACGTGCCCGTACGGATCGAAGCGGCAAGAGCAGCCCTTCTGGACGCCCGAAACGAACGCACGCAACCCGGCCTGGACGATAAAATCCTGACCTCGTGGAACGGGCTGGCCCTGGCTGCGTTCGCGGACGCCGCCCGCATTCTGAAGGAACCGCGCTACCTTGAAATCGCCCACCGGAACGCCGATCTCATCCACCGGGAAATGCGACTCCCCGACGGCACGCTGAAGCACACCTTCAAGGACGGGCAGGCGAAAGTCGAGGGCTTGCTGGAAGACCACGCCCTGTACGCGCTGGGGCTGGTGGGGTTGTTCCAGGCCGGCGGCGACCTGAAGCACCTGAACTGGGCGCGGGAACTGTGGAACATCGTGCGCCGCGACTACTGGGACGAAACCGCGGGAGTGTTCTACTCGTCGGGTGGCAATGCCCAAACGCTGCTGACGCGGCAGGCGCAGGCCTTCGATTCTGCGGTCATCAGTGACAACGCCGCCGCTGCCCTGCTGGCGCTGTGGATGCACCGTTACTTCGGCGACGAGCAGGCCGAGCAGATCGCCCGCCGCACGGTCGATTCCTTCGCGGGCGACCTGCTGGCCGCCGTGGGAGGTTTTGGTGGATTATGGCAGGTCGCGGCCTTCCTGGAAGCGCCACACACCGAAATCGCCATGATCGGCACGCCGGAGGAACGCGCCCCGCTGGAACGGGTCGTAAACGAGCATTTCCTGCCCTTCACCGCCATCACGCCCGCCATGGAAGGCGGCGAACTTCCCGTGTTGGAAGGCCGCAGCGGCGGCGGACAGGCTTACGTGTGCGTGAACATGGCCTGCCAGCTTCCCACCAGAAGCCCCGAGGAGTTGGAACAGCACCTCAGGGAACTCTGA